A single genomic interval of Oncorhynchus mykiss isolate Arlee chromosome 13, USDA_OmykA_1.1, whole genome shotgun sequence harbors:
- the LOC118938084 gene encoding merozoite surface protein CMZ-8-like codes for MVAVRGGQVTDDPVSLPGIQSLPWPVPSNLPTTPFHLSPPNTTPFHLKPPAAFLLPSPAPSNLSPPTTSPLQPSSPHHQPPPTFLLPPPAPSTLPPTPCNPPRSPRLQFLLSLLPSLSSGLISGGPSLPPSGAGLLDRADGESGPGGDVL; via the coding sequence ATGGTGGCTGTCAGAGGTGGACAGGTAACAGACGACCCAGTATCCCTCCCAGGCATACAGTCTCTGCCCTGGCCAGTCCCCTCCAACCTGCCCACCACCCCCTTCCACCTTTCTCCTCCCAACACCACCCCCTTCCACCTCAAACCCCCTGCGGCCTTCCTCCTCCCATCACCAGCCCCCTCCAACCTTTCTCCTCCCACCACCAGCCCCCTCCAACCTTCCTCCCCCCACCACCAGCCCCCTCCAACCTTCCTCCTCCCACCACCAgccccctccacccttcctccaACCCCCTGCAACCCACCTCGTTCCCCTCGTCTCCAGTTCCTCCTcagtctcctcccctccctctcctctgggCTGATATCTGGCGGGCCGTCTCTTCCCCCCAGTGGCGCGGGCCTTCTGGACAGAGCAGATGGTGAGAGCGGACCGGGAGGAGACGTCCTCTAA